From the Candidatus Methanomethylicota archaeon genome, the window GATATACAGGAACATTTACATTAGAAATTTTGCCAACCACACATTAACGCGGAATCTAAAATCATTGGTTTTCTTCACAGCCACAGGCATATATTCGGCTAATAAAGGTATTGCATGGACATCAAATAGAACATATTCCTCAGTTTCAGAGAGAGCCAATGAATACACCGTCATAACTGCTGTTAAGAGTGGTAATGGAACTGTAATAGCCATTGGAGACTTAACATTCCTAATGGAACCATACTGTTACGTTGAAGACAACTATAAACTCCTAATAAACATAGCTTCATTCATAGCAAATGTGAGCATACAAATCCCCAAGGGGGAGGGGAGGGTTGTAAAGGAGGAAATCACCAAACCATATTTGCCAGTGGGAACTGAGAAGGTTTTTAAAGAGCGGGTTGATGGGAGGGAGTACATGCTTAAATGGGTTAAGGTGAGCGGAAGAGAGATAATAATTGAGAGAGCAAATGAAACGATACACTACTACCTAACTGAGGATGAAGCTTTAGAAAGATGGGTTTCAAATGGTAGGGAGTGTATATATGAAAAGCCAATACCTGAACCTCCATACCCATTAACCATGGGTAAGAGTTGGAGCCATAAAACCAATTTCACATTAACAATTGAAGGAGCTAAGTATACTGGTGAGCTTATTGAAGAGAATTATGTTAGAGGCTTCGAAAACATAACTGCAGAAGATGGGAGAACATACTTCTGCGCCAAAATAGAATACAATAGAGAGGAAACTATTTTCATTAATAAAAATGTTATGAAAATTCATTTAACTGGCAATTATTGGATATCATCTGAAGTGGACGTAGTTAAAGAGGATTTCCTAATACGATATTACATGAACAATTCTCTCATCGGATTGGAAAGAGATGTCATCATACTAGTTTCCATTAAGAAGTAAATGGCTCCATCCTCATTTATCAATGCAAAATGCGCTCAGAATTATCTGAAGTTGACAGTATCATATGGAAGTTGAGGCTAATTGAATAAGCACGTAGTGATTCTCCATAAGCATTCAGAACTAAATTGTTTACCCCCCTGCATACATTGGCATTATTAGTACTACATCACCATCGTTTAAGCGTCTCCCCTCCTCTGGAAATCTATAGTTTACGAACACTAAACCTTTAGTCTTAACATCTTCCAGTTCATGTGAAATCATTTCAATTAAGTCATTTAGTGTAGCATTATCTTCGATAAAATATACTATGTAAAAAATATAACTAATAAATGCGTAAGTTCACTTCGACATTACATAACGCGTATAACCCATTATATTGCTAGTACTTCTTCTATCTCTTTCCCAAGTATTAGTTTTATTCCATACTTTTCTGCTAGTTCTTTCAATGTTTTTGAAGCTTCTTCTACAACCCTTGCAACTGATAGTACTACCATTTCTGGCTTTCTACCATACCTTTCTTCAACTATTTTAGTGCGTATTAGAAGTTTCTCGATCTCTCTCCTTGCTTCTTCAACACTTCTTATACTTACAGTTGCTTCCCCCACTATTAAGGGTTTTTCGCAGAATAGGTTTATCTCCACTGCCTCACCATTGTATACTAGGATTTTCCTTTCAACTTTTGCGTCAGGATAGCCCATTTCTTCAAGCATTAATTGTAGGAAGGATGCTGCATGATCTTGGAATGCCACTCCTATGGATGCTTTAAGGTCTCTGAACCCTGAAATCATGTATTTCCTCATTCTATCATAATTTATTCTGAGGAATTTCACTTCCTCCCAAAGTCTATTTTGACTTTCCCAAAGTTTATTTTGATTCTCCCACAATTTGTTTTGACTTTCCCTTAAAGTCTTAACTTCTTCCCATAGCTTATTTTGTCCTTCTCTCAATGACTTTACCTCTTCCCATAGTTTGTTCTGGTTTTCCCACAACCTATTCTGTCCTTCTCTTAATGCTTTGACCTCTTCCCATAGTTTATTCTGTCCTTCTCTTAATGATTTCAATTCTTCCCAAAGTTTGTTTTGATTTTCCCATAACCTATTTTGCCCCTCCCTCAAAGCTTTGATTTCCTCCCATAACTTGTTTTGATTCTCCCATAATTTGTTCTGTCCTTCTCTTAATGATTTGATTTCCTCCCAAAGTCTATTCTGATTTTCCCAAAGTTTATTTTGGTTCTCCCAAAGTTTATTCTGCCCTCTCTCCAGTATGTCAAGTCTCTTAAGAATTTCGGATAACCCTATATAGCCTGCTACGATATAACGAAATTCAATATCCCTTTCAAGTAATTCAATGAATTCCCTCTTAAGCTTTTCAGACATGCATCGACACACTTCAAAATCATTCTACTCAAAATCTTATTTAAATGTTAGCTATTTAAGTAAATTATACTTCATCTAGTTTCATATCTCCATAATTTCTTTGGGATTGTTATTTCATCAGTATGATTATATTCACATGATTTTAGAAGTGTAAGTGTTACCATTCATTCTATGGAAAACTTTAATTGCTAGATGGTATCAGTGATGAACGGTTGAAGATTATGAGTAAGGGAGTTATACAAGCAAATTACGTTTGGCTTAATGGAAAGCTTGTGGAATGGGATAATGCGAAGGTTCATGTATTAGCTCAAGGAATTCATTATGGAATTGGAGTATTTGAAGGTATAAGGGGGTATTATGATAATGATTGTATTAAGATATTTAGACTTGAAGATCATATGAAAAGATTCCTAAAGTCTGCTAAGATAATCCATTTGGAAATACCATATACCTTAGATGCATTGATTAACGCTGTTATAGAGGTTGTTAAGGCAAACAACTTTAAAACAGACATATACATAAGGCCAGTGGCATTTAGAGGTCCTGGAAGCATTGGGGTTAGAGCTAAAAATCCAGTTGAAGTGGCAGTAATAGCCTTTGAATTTGGTAAATACTTAAAGCCCACGGGGGTTAAGTGTAAAATTTCAAGTTGGAGGAAACCTCCAGCAGACTCCCTCCCAGTATATGCAAAGATTGCAGCCATGTACCTACTTTACCATCTAGCTGCCGTAGAGGCAAATAACTGTGGATTTGATGAGGCAATACTACTAGATGGTGAAGGCTATGTTGCTGAGGGATCAGGGGAAAACATATTCATAGTTAAAGATGGAGTGCTGATAACGCCGCCAACATATGGTGCAATATTGGAGGGGATAACTAGGGACACAATAATGAAGGTTGCCACAGAAATTCTCGGGATGAAAGTTGTTGAGAGGAGAATTAAGAGGGAGGAGCTCTACACTGCTGATGAAGCATTCTTCACAGGAACAGCTGCAGAAATAACACCAATAGTGGAAGTAGACAATAGAATTATTGGGGATGGCCAAATAGGTAAAGTAACATCACAACTCATGGAACTCTATCAAAAGATCGTTAGAGGAAAAATAGATAAGTATGGGAGATGGATTACAGAAGTCAAGTAGGCTAAACTCACTCCAAAAATATTCATTATTTTTATCTCAGTAATCAGGTATTCATAGTTTGATGAAAACTAGTCTTATAATAGTGGTTTAAGAGGAAGTTTATTAACATGATAATGGCATTGTATTTTGTGGTGGAGTGAGTGAGTTACGAAAGGTATAGGGATTGGTTTGAAGAAGCTATTGACGATTTTGAAGCAGCCACTGAATTATTTAAGGTTGGGAAGTGGAGTAAAGTTTGCTTTCTCTCCCATCAAACAGTGGAGAAGGCTTTAAAGTCTCTAATGATCAAAGAGCTCAACATATATAGGCATACACATAGCATCGCAGAACTTTTGAGGGAAATAGGCAATAGAATTGAATTCCCCCAAGAATTAAGGGATCAAGCAAGTAGACTAGATAGGCATTACATACCAACAAGGTATCCCAATGCATGGCCAGCCCTCCCACCACATAAACATTATTCAAAGGAGGATGCTGAGGAAGCTTTAAACATTGCAAGGAGCGTGATAGATTTTGTCAAGAAAAGATTTTAATGATATTCTGAAATGTGAAGGTGTAAGAGATCTTACTGAAGATTTGAAAGAATTAATTAATGAGCTTGTAAGGGAATTTAAACCATTGAAAATCATATTAACAGGATCCCTTGCCAGAGGGAGATTCGTGAGGGGGTTAAGTGATATAGACATACTAGTTATAGTAGATGAAGTAAAATCTAAGGATAGATTCATGCTTAAAACTATTAAAGATGTTGATGTAGAAATAACTGTTATCTCTAAAGATGAATTTGAAAAGGCAATTAACATGGGAAGAGAATTCTACATTGAAGCAATAAAGTGGGGTATAATAGTGCATCAACAATGCTGAAGACTATTAAATGGAAAGCTTCTTATTTTCAACAATTCAATAATCATACGAAGCCTAAATGATGACCATTAACGACATAATCTCAGATATACCCATAACATTAATAATGTTGGTATGGGTTGTCTTTGTGATAATGTATTTGGCTAAGTGGACCTATAATTATGCTGTAGCTCATGGTAGGACACCACACTCAGCAACATACTTTGGACGCAAAGTCATACATTTCTTTGCAGGAGGACTTGTAGCCATACTACTACCATACTATTTCAAAGAACCAGTACTTCCATTCATAATGGCTTTAGCACTGGCAACATTCTGCTACATACCCCACAAGACGGGAAAACTAATGTTCTGGTTTCAAGATCCTGACAACATATATGAAGTAGATTTTGCAATAGCTTGGGGGTTAATAATATTCATCACATGGTTTATTGATAGAACATTCTGGCTAGGTATAATACCAGTATTATTTATGGCTTGGGGTGATGGGATAACTGGAATTGTGAGAAACCTTAGGTATGGGAGGAGGGTTAAGGGTTGGGAGGGGAGTGTAGCAATGTTAATTGTAAATACCCTAATAGGGTTGAAGTTTGGAGCTGCGGGTTTAATTGCAGCGGTAGCATCCACAATGGTGGAAAGATGGGAGGGGATGGATGATAACATAACAGTACCAGTAATATCGCTACTTATACTCGTAATTGCAAAAACATTTGCACCAAATTTAACCATTGGCTTATGGTAACGGAAAACTAAAATAATAAAACATAATTGTAATTTTAATCACTATGTAAAACTGAATGGAGGTATAGGCATGCTCAACATAGAGCCATCAATTATCGCCCCCTTATCGATACAATTATTCGCTATCATGGATCCATTAGCAGCCATACCCACATTGCTTAGCGTAATAAGCAATGTACCAGAAAAGGAAGTGAATAAACTAATAAATAAAGCTGCCCTAGCGATATTTGCTTTAATAAATGCATTCACGATGGCTGGATGGTATATACTGTCACTTTTCGGCATAAGTATGCCAGCATTTAAAGTAGCTGCTGGAATAATTCTCATGGCCATAGCCTTAGACACATTAATAACTGGACATAAACCGGAGAAGCTTGATATTGGAGAATACATAATCGTGCCAATAGCAACACCATTAATAGTTGGACCTGGAACAATGACTCTATTACTAACTTCAGCAAAAGTTTATGGAATAATAAATACTCTAATAGCATCATACATAGCCTTCATACTAACATACATAACCATAAGGAATGCCAGAATAATAGTTAAATTTACAGGGGAAACATTTATACATGGACTAGGCAGATTCATGTCAATAATAATAGCCTCCTTCGCCATTGAAATGATGGCATCGGGAATAAATGAATACATGAGTAAAGAAACTTAGCTCATATATCACCGTAAGCATAGGTCAAATATTAAATATCACACTACATGAGGGGGAGATAAGTAAACGATTTCAAGTATGGATTTGCCTAAATGGGTCTTGATGTCGGTTCCTTCGGTTTAACCCTCAACTCTTTAGGTATATTAATGGCTCTAACGATGTTTTGGGAGTTTATTATGTATATTGGTGTTCCATCAGGATTATACTTCTTCAATCTCTTCACACCAATCAATACAAGCTTAACCTTCAATACTGTGCCATCCTTAAGTTTATATACATTCCAATGCTCCTCGATCTCTTCAAAATCAACATCCTCCCCCTCCATAATATCTTCAGGAGTTATAGTTGGTATGGGCATAGCCATAATTTTACACCTCCAAATGACTCTATGAAATAAATTAGTTTTAAGGATTATCATAACTCCGACTCCATCTTCTACAATAACTATTTATTTAGCTAAACTATTTGTTAATATGATCTTTATTGTGGATTCCAAGATGGCTTGGTGAAGTGTACACTAGACTTTACTTAGAATTCGGCTTAGAGACGTTTACATTTAATGATGCAATGAAAATTCTTGGTAGGAGTGAAGGGTGGGTTAATGTTGCTTTCAGCAAACTACATAAATTTAGGTTACTGTACATACATGAGAAATCTAAGACTAGGCTTTATAGGGTTGTTAAACCTGAAACATTTACATTGATACTGTCTGGGAAGATAAAGAATATAGATAAAGTAAAGCAAGAAAGGTATATACAATTGATATGCGATGCATCTTTAAATCTAATGAGAAACTATAATTTAACGTCGATATGCTTGTATGGTTCCGTTGCACGTGGGACGGCGCGTCCAAATAGCGACATAGATTTACTGGTGATTTCAGATGATTTTAAGGGTACTCTAGCTTCCAGGATTGAACGAATTCTAAACGATG encodes:
- a CDS encoding MoaD/ThiS family protein; protein product: MEDNATLNDLIEMISHELEDVKTKGLVFVNYRFPEEGRRLNDGDVVLIMPMYAGG
- a CDS encoding branched-chain amino acid transaminase gives rise to the protein MSKGVIQANYVWLNGKLVEWDNAKVHVLAQGIHYGIGVFEGIRGYYDNDCIKIFRLEDHMKRFLKSAKIIHLEIPYTLDALINAVIEVVKANNFKTDIYIRPVAFRGPGSIGVRAKNPVEVAVIAFEFGKYLKPTGVKCKISSWRKPPADSLPVYAKIAAMYLLYHLAAVEANNCGFDEAILLDGEGYVAEGSGENIFIVKDGVLITPPTYGAILEGITRDTIMKVATEILGMKVVERRIKREELYTADEAFFTGTAAEITPIVEVDNRIIGDGQIGKVTSQLMELYQKIVRGKIDKYGRWITEVK
- a CDS encoding HEPN domain-containing protein, whose protein sequence is MSYERYRDWFEEAIDDFEAATELFKVGKWSKVCFLSHQTVEKALKSLMIKELNIYRHTHSIAELLREIGNRIEFPQELRDQASRLDRHYIPTRYPNAWPALPPHKHYSKEDAEEALNIARSVIDFVKKRF
- a CDS encoding nucleotidyltransferase domain-containing protein, yielding MSRKDFNDILKCEGVRDLTEDLKELINELVREFKPLKIILTGSLARGRFVRGLSDIDILVIVDEVKSKDRFMLKTIKDVDVEITVISKDEFEKAINMGREFYIEAIKWGIIVHQQC
- a CDS encoding dolichol kinase — protein: MMTINDIISDIPITLIMLVWVVFVIMYLAKWTYNYAVAHGRTPHSATYFGRKVIHFFAGGLVAILLPYYFKEPVLPFIMALALATFCYIPHKTGKLMFWFQDPDNIYEVDFAIAWGLIIFITWFIDRTFWLGIIPVLFMAWGDGITGIVRNLRYGRRVKGWEGSVAMLIVNTLIGLKFGAAGLIAAVASTMVERWEGMDDNITVPVISLLILVIAKTFAPNLTIGLW
- a CDS encoding MarC family protein; its protein translation is MLNIEPSIIAPLSIQLFAIMDPLAAIPTLLSVISNVPEKEVNKLINKAALAIFALINAFTMAGWYILSLFGISMPAFKVAAGIILMAIALDTLITGHKPEKLDIGEYIIVPIATPLIVGPGTMTLLLTSAKVYGIINTLIASYIAFILTYITIRNARIIVKFTGETFIHGLGRFMSIIIASFAIEMMASGINEYMSKET
- a CDS encoding nucleotidyltransferase domain-containing protein, encoding MYTRLYLEFGLETFTFNDAMKILGRSEGWVNVAFSKLHKFRLLYIHEKSKTRLYRVVKPETFTLILSGKIKNIDKVKQERYIQLICDASLNLMRNYNLTSICLYGSVARGTARPNSDIDLLVISDDFKGTLASRIERILNDVESKVKDEIERLKRFGVDTELSIYPLRREEVLRFPPILLDLTEDGIIIYDYELFLEKVLTKLKAKLIELNAKRVFIDKDTWYWDLKPDYKFGEVIEF